TGCCGCCTTCATAATAACTGGCGAGTTCGAGGATATTAGTGATGCCGACTTCCACTTCGCCGCGCGCGACCATCGGCACGATGATCTGATCGCCGGCGGTCGGCTGGACCAGCATGTTGATGCCGGCCTTCTCCTTCAGCACCTTTGCCACGGCAGAAGCGGTCGTGTGGTTCAACGTGCCAGGCGGCAATGTCGCAAAGCCGTAAGTCTGCGCCAACGCCGCACTGCCCATTCCCACCAGCATTATGGCCGTCAGGATCGCCTTGCGCAGGACATCGGCGCAATCGGATAACGCTTCTTTGAGCCTGGTCACGTCAACCTCCCCTACCGTTTTGCGTCGTTGCGCCTTTTGAGTCGCGGCGCCTTGTGCCGGCGCTTTTCGTATGGATGTGCTTCAACCGACCCTTGCTGTTATGCCTTTCATCAAGCCCTTCAATATGTTGGCAACGATGATGGTCTGTCGTGCCGAGAAAGGCAATCGCAAAGGGCGCAAATCCTCAAGGCATGTCGCGGCCTGCGATGCGAAATTTGCTGATCTGCAAACAGGGGGTTGTTCAGGCCGCAGACTTGGCTGCGATATTGGCCTTGGTATCGTCGATGCGTAGAGAAGGTGTGGAACTGTCGAGCCGCAATACGATTTCGCGCGGCGCCAATTCGCAACAGTTACGCCCACGCTCCTTGGCCGTGTAAAGGGCCTGATCCGCCTCTCCCAGCATCACCGACATGTCGAAGAGGCCATCCTCGCTCACAGACACACCAATGCTGCATGTGGCATCGACGCCATGGCCATCGACCTCGGCGGCCTTGGCGGCAAAGGTGGTACGGATCGTCTCGGCGATCTGCATCGCCTTCTCGCCATCAGCATCGTATAGCGCAATCGCAAATTCCTCGCCGCCCAACCGGCCGATCAGGTCGTCTTTGCAGATCTTGGTTCGTGCCATGGTCGCGAAAACCTGCAGGACGCGATCGCCAATGGCATGCCCGAACGAATCGTTGATCGATTTGAAATGATCGAGATCGATGAGAAGGATGGCAACAGGCCGCGGATTGGCCTCGAGACGTCGCGCCATTGTCACGCCGCCTTCGAGGAAAGCCCGGCGGTTCGCAATGCCGGTCAGTGAATCAACCAGTGCGGCTCGCTTGTGCAAAAGCTCGACACGCTCCTTCGCCATCGCCAGCAAGATAAAGGCGATGGCAATCGTGAACAGCAGGGCTTCGAAGGACAGAACCGTCAGCCACACATTGTCGACGTCAGGCTTCGTCCGGATCCAGGGCAACGCCGATCCCAACGGTGTACGCAGCAGAAACAATGCGCCATACGTAAAGAACATGAATACAGCAGGCCAGCGCGACACAAGTGGTTCGTTCCGGCCACGCCAGAATTCATATGCGGTCGCCCACGTATAGCCGGTGACGATGAACGAGGAGATCAGGAGCCGGATTTCCATCGATTGCGCGACGACCGGTATCCGGCAAACCAGAAGCCAAAGGACTGCTCCGCCGAACAATCCGACATAGGAGATCGGGCGGCCGTCGAAGACGCGCGCACCATTCCACGTTGTGGCAAATGCGGTGAACAGAATGGCGTTGGACAACTCGATGGCGATCAGGTCGGGCATCGCCCCAAGGGCGCCAAACAGGACGATCGACAGGGGCAGGAGCAGATGGGCAGCCCCCCACCAAGCTACAGCTGCGATCGCCGGGTTCTGAACCCAGGCGAACAGCAGCAATAGCCCCAACATCGCCTCGATATAGATCGTGACGAGGAACAGGGTGTTGATGTCCAAACTCATTTCGCGGCCACCGGCAGAACGTGCGCCCAGCGCCGTTCATGAGCAATTCCCTAGCAAAACAAGCCGAAAATTGAGTGAATACCATGGCGGACATTCTGCCTTGCGGCCATGTAGTTTCCGCGCTTCGTCCAAAACGCTTAAAATTGTAAGCGATGGTCATTGGGCCCTTGCTTTGAGCAGATGGGAAGGCACGTCTGCATACAGGCAGCTTGTGGGCCGGTTCCTGCCCCGTTAGGGTCCGGCCAAAGTCAAGACCGGGTCGAATCTCGCATGAACGTGAAAGACGGCATTGTCGACGCGATCGGCAATACCCCCCTGATCAAGCTCGAGCGGGCCTCCGCCGCCACCGGCTGCACCATTCTCGGCAAGGCCGAATTCATGAATCCCGGCCAGTCCGTCAAGGATCGTGCCGGCCGGCAGATGATTCTTGAGGCCGAGAAACGCGGCGAGCTCCAGCCCGGCGGTCTCGTAGTCGAGAGCACGGCCGGCAACACCGGCATCGGGCTCGCGCTGGTCGCCAATGCGCGGGGCTATCGGACGGTGATCGTGATCCCCGAGACGCAGAGCCAGGAAAAGAAGGACATGCTGCGGCTGTGCGGCGCCGAACTTGTCGAGGTGCCGGCCCTGCCCTATGCCAACCCGAACAATTACCAGCATGTCGGCCGAAGGCTGGCCGACGAGTTGCGCAAGACCGAGAAGAATGGTGTCCTCTTCGCCGACCAGTGGAACAACCTCGACAATCGGAAAGCGCACTATACGTCGACCGGCCCGGAAATCTGGCGCGACACCGGCGGCAAGATCGACGGCTTCATCTGCTCAGTCGGCACAGGGGGTACGCTCGCAGGCACCTCAACTTATCTGCTCGAGCAGAACACGAATATTGCAATCGGCTGCGCCGACCCGCGTGGTGCTGCCATGTACCACCTCTTCAAGGACGGCAAGCCGACGGTGACGGAAGGTGGGTCGATCACCGAAGGCATTGGCCTTGCCCGTGTCACACCGATCATCGAGGACATCAGGGTCGATCATTCCTACCTTATCCCGGATGAGGAAGCCGTGCCGATCATCTTCGATCTTCTCGAACATGAGGGCCTGTGCCTCGGCGGTTCATCCGGCATCAACGTCGCCGGCGCCATCAGGCTGGCCAAGGATCTCGGCAAGGGCGCAACCATCGTCACCGTGCTCGCCGACTACGGCAACCGCTATCAATCGAAGCTGTTCAATCCGGAATTCCTGCGCTCGAAGAATTTGCCTGTCCCCGATTGGCTGACGCGCAAGACCGATATCAAGCCGCCATTCGCAAAAGTCTGAGGGACCATGAATTCGCAAGCAAAGCCCGCCAGTCACTGGCTGGTCACAACCCAGTGGCTGCAGGATCATCTCGACGCGCCCGATATCGTCGTGGTGGACGGTTCCTATTTTCTCTCAACGATGAAGCGCAACGCGCGCGAGGAATATCTGACAGCGCATATCCCCGGCGCGGTGTTTCTCGATATCGACGAGGTGAAGGACCGCACCAGCGACTTGCCACACATGATGCCGACACCTGAAGGTTTTTCGTCGGCCATGCGGCAGCTCGGCATTGGCGATGGGCAGACGATCGTCGTCTATGACGGTATTGGCCTGTTTTCGGCGCCGCGTGTGTGGTGGATGTTTCGCGTCTTCGGGGCACGCGATGTGTTCATTCTCGATGGCGGCATGCCGAAATGGAAAGCGGAAGGCCGTCCGATCGATTTCGGCGAAGTACGGCGCACGCCGCGTCATTTCACGCCGCGCGTCAATCACGGCGCCATCGCCGACGTCGCCGACGTCCGGAAGGCCCTCGCCGGCTCGGCGCAGGTCGTTGACGCCCGCTCGGCCGGACGGTTTGCAGGGACGGCCCCTGAACCGCGCCCCGGATTGCCATCGGGACACATGCCCGGCGCGCTAAACCTGCCATGGGAATCCATCGTTGAGGACGGCCGCCTCGTCTCCCAGGATCGTATCAGCCAAGCATTCAGTGATGCCGGTGTCGACATCAACAAACCCGTCGTCACGACCTGTGGCTCCGGCGTCAGCGCCGCAATCCTCTGGCTTGCACTCGATGCCATCGGCAAGGAGCCCAAGGCCCTCTATGACGGCTCATGGACCGAATGGGCGTCACGCGGTGATCTGCCGATCGAAACCGAGGGCTGACGGCCGCATTGAGGGCGGCGACTATTAGGTGCGAGGACTCTCGCTCGCATCGCACAACGCGAAACGGAATTTGTCGCGGTACCGTTTGCTGGCTCCGGGCCTCGCAATCTGATATGATATTTCGATGTTTGAATGTGATGTCCGATGATTTTCCGGCAGCTCTTCGACAGCGTATCTGGAACCTATAGCTACCTGCTCGCGAGCCGGGCGGGCGGCGAAGCGCTGATCATCGATCCTGTGCTCGACAAGGTCGATCACTATCTGCGGCTCGTCCGCGAGCTCGATCTTCGTCTGGTCAAAGCCGTCGACACGCATCTGCATGCCGACCACATCACTGGGCTGGGTGCGCTGCGCGACCGCACCCGCTGTATCACCGTGATGGGAGAACAGACAAAAGCTGACGTAGTCTCCATGCGGCTTGCCGAGGGCGACAAGCTCAGCATCGAAGGTCTCGCACTCGATGTACTCTACACCCCCGGCCATACTGACGATTCCTATTCGTTCGTGATGGGCGATCGCGTCTTCACCGGCGATACGCTGCTGATCCGGGGAACCGGCCGGACCGATTTCCAGAACGGCGACCCGCGCATGCAGTACGAATCCCTGTTCGGGAAGTTGCTGCGACTGCCGGACGAGACGCTCGTTTATCCCGCGCACGACTACAAGGGCGAAACGGTATCCACAATCGGCGAGGAGAAGCGCTTCAATCCGCGCCTGCAGGTGCATTCGGTCAATGAATATGTCGCGCTGATGAACAACCTCAAGCTGCCGAATCCGAAGATGATGGATGTCGCCGTTCCGGCCAATCTGCAGGTGGGGTTGCATCAGGATGAAATCGCAAGGCGCGGCTGGTCGATTGATGCGACCACCGCGATTGCACTGGCCGGGCGGTCGGACGTGGCGCTGATCGATCTGCGCGAGAAGCGCGAACGCGAAAAGCACGGGATCATCCCGGGCTCCCTCCACGCACCCTATGCGGAATTGCAGGAGAATATTTCGCCTGGCGGCCTCGTGCATGAACTGGCCGCAGCCACCGGAAAGCGCATTGTTTTCTATTGTGCTTTCGGCGAGCGGTCAGCCATGGCGGTGCAGGCCGCGCAGGATGCCGGAATTGCGGCGGCGCGCCACATCGAAGGCGGCATCGCCGCCTGGAAGAAGGCCGGCGGTCCCTTGGCATCGTAGCCTAGTGGAGCGGATTTGACATTCGCTCCCCACCTAGCCGCGGGCTCGCCAAGCGAATGTCAAATCCAAAGCTCCACTAGAATCCAATACTTGCTAGTGGTCCTTTGATTCTAACGTTCGCAAAAGAGCCTGCCAAGAAGGGATCCGAATGTTAGAATCGGACCACGAGCGCCGCGTTCGGCGGACATTCAATTCAAGATCTGGCTCAGAAACAGCTTCGTGCGCTCATGCCGCGGATGGGCGAAAAATTCCGCCGGCGGCGCGACCTCGACGATCTGGCCGTCATCCATGAATACCATGCGGTCGGCAACCTGACGCGCGAAGCCCATTTCGTGCGTCACGACCAGCATGGTCATGCCGCTCTGCGCCAGTTCCACCATCGTATCCAGAACCTCCTTCACCATTTCCGGATCAAGCGCTGAGGTCGGCTCATCGAACAGCATGATTTTCGGGCTCATGCACAGGGCGCGCGCGATGGCGACACGCTGCTGCTGTCCGCCGGACAATTGCGCCGGATATTTCTCTGCCTGTTCGGGAATGCGCACGCGCGCAAGATAATGTCGCGCGATCTCCTCGGCCTCCTTCTTCGGCATCTTGCGCACCCAGATCGGCGCCAGCGTCAGATTTTCCAGCACGGTCAGATGCGGAAACAGGTTGAAGTGCTGGAACACCATGCCGACCTCGCGGCGCACGGTATCGATTCGCTTGAGATCATTGGTCAGCAATACCCCATCCACCACCACCCGGCCCCGCTGATAATCCTCCAGCCGGTTGATGCAGCGGATCATCGTGGACTTGCCCGAGCCGGACGGCCCGCAGATCACGATCCGCTCGCCACGCTCGACCTTCAGGTTGATGTCACGCAGCACATGGAAATCGCCAAACCACTTGTGCATACCGGCGATCTCGACCGCCGGCGGCTTTATGAAGCCGCCACTGATCCCGTTCTTGTCGTCGGTCCGGCCGTTCATTTGCGACGCCTGTTTCGGGTGACCAGCCGCGTCTCGACGCCGCGGGCATAGCGCGACATCATCCAGCAGCACAGAAAATAGAAGATCGCGGCAAAGGCATAGCCGGTCGTGCTGGTGATCGGCGTTGCCCATTTCGGATCGATGCGCGCAACTTCGATGGTCCGCAGGAAATCGAAGATGCCGACGATGAACACCAATGTCGTGTCCTTGAACAAGGCGATATTGCTGTTGACGATATTCGGAATGGTGATGCGCAGGGCCTGCGGCAAGATGATCAGCCCCATCATCTTCCAGTATCCCAGACCCAGCGCTTCGGCTCCTTCATATTGCCCGCGCGGAATGCCCTGCAAGCCGGCGCGCACCACCTCGGCCATATAGGCGGCGGCGAACAGCGCCACGCCGATCAAGGCCCGCAACAGTTTGTCCGGCGACCAGCTTTCCGGCACAAACAGCGGCAGCATCACGCTGGCCATGAACAGGACGGTGATCAGCGGCACGCCGCGCACGAATTCGATGAAGATCACCGAAAACAGCCGCACAACGGGCATTGTCGAGCGGCGTCCGAGCGCGAGAATGATCCCGAGCGGTAGCGAAAACACGATGCCCACGGCCGAGACGACCACAGTAACCATGATGCCGCCCCACAGCGACGTTGCGACATACGATAGCCCGAGCGGCGGAAAGCCGAGCAGCAGCATGATCGAGACGATCGGGAGCAGGATAAAGAAATAGATCGCCCCGAACTTCTTGTAGGGCATACGTCGCTTCAGCAGCCAGACGATGCCAACGACCAGCAGGACGAAGAAGATATTCACCCGCCAACGCTCGTTGGCCGGATAGAAACCGTAGGTGAAGAAGTTGATGCGCTCCCACACAAATGGCCAGCAGGCGCCGACATGGGGGCGCTCCGGCGTCATCAGGCAAGCGGTCCGGTCATGGCCGGTCCAGGTCGCGTCAAGGACCAAAAAATTGAGAAGTGACGGGATGATCAGATAGAGCAGCCACAGCGATGCCAGCGTCAGTGCGATATTGATCGGGCTTGAGAGCAAATTGTCCCGCAGCCAGCCGACCATTCCGCGCTCGCGCTCCGGCGGCGCCATGGCCGGCACCGGCGTTGTCCGCACAAAGGAAGAATTCGCCGAAGCCATCTCAGCGCTCCTTCAGGGCGAAGCGCCGATTGTAGAGGTTCATCAGCCCTGACGTGATCAGACTGATGGTGAGATACACCGCCATGGTGATCGCCACCACCTCGACCGCCTGCCCGGTCTGGTTCAGCACCGTGCCGGTAAATACCTGCACCAGATCGGGGTAGCCGATCGCGACGGCGAGCGACGAATTCTTGGTCAGGTTCAGGTATTGGTTGGTGAGCGGCGGCACGATCACACGCATCGCCTGCGGTATGACGATCAAACGCAGCGTCGGTCCCGGCCGCAGCCCAAGCGAAAAGGCCGCCTCCGTCTGGCCTTGCGACACGGCCTGGATGCCGGCCCGCACCACTTCGGCAATGAAGGCCGCGGTGTAGATCGACAATCCGAACAGCAGCGCGGCGAATTCCGGCAGGATCTCGATGCCACCGCTGATGTTGAAGCGGCCCATCTCAGGCTGTTCGAACGTCACCGGAATGCCCGCCGCCACAAATACCACAAGCGGCAGCACGACAATCAGCGACAGAGCCACGATGAAGACCGGCGACTGCTCTCCGGTCAAAGCCTGACGACGGCGTGCCCAGTGTCGAAAGGCGATGGCACCGATCACGCCAAGACCGAATGCCGCCAGAACGAAATCCATCGCGCCGCCGAAAATCGGTCGTGGCAGAAACAGCCCGCGATTGTTGAGCACTGCACCGCCCGGAATCGTGATGCTCTCGCGCAGATTGGGCAGCGCCTTGAGAACGGCATTGTACCAGAACAGCAATTGCAGCAGCAGCGGCAGATTGCGGATGATCTCGACATAGGCCGCCGCAAGGCGTGACACGAGCACGTTCTTCGACAATTGCAGAATGCCGATCGCAAAGCCGATGATCGTTGCGAATACGATACCGAGCGACGCCACCAGCAAGGTGTTCAGAAGGCCAACCCAGAAGGCGCGGCCATAGGTCGATTGCGTCGTATAAGGAATGAGCGTCTGGCTGATGTCGAAGCCGGCCGTCGAGTTCCAGAAGTCGAAGCCCGACGCGATACGCGCACGGGCCAGATTATCGGCGGCGTTGGTGATGGCTCCGTAGGCGAGCCACGCAATCACCAGGCACAACAGCACCTGGACGATGGCGCTTCGCCAGCGCGGATCATTGATCGGCGAAACCTGCGGGCGCGCTGTTCCGCGCGCATCAGCCATCAGGGGCGCTGCCCGTCAGCGGACGGGCGGCGCGTATTGCAGACCACCCTTGGTCCAGAGCGCATTGAGGCCGCGGGAGATCTTCAGCGGCGATCCCTGACCGAGATTCCTCTCGAACACCTCGCCGTAATTGCCGACGGCCTTGATCATGCGCACGGCAAAGTCATTGGTCAGGCCAAAGGCCTCGCCTTGTTTGCCTTCGACGCCGAGCAGACGGCGGATTTCCGGATTGTCCGACTTCATCTGCGCATCGACATTGGCCTTGCTGACGCCGAGCTCCTCGGCATTGATCAGCATGAAATTGACCCAGCGCACGATATCGAACCATTGATCGTCGCCATGGCGCACGGACGGCCCGAGCGGCTCTTTTGAGATGATATCCGGCAGCACGACATGATCGTCCGGGCTCGCGGTCCGCAGCCGCTCGCCATAGAGCGCCGAGGCGTCCGTGGTATAGGCGTCGCAGCGGCCAGCATCATAGGCCTTCACCGCCTCGTCCGAGGTGGCAAAGGTGACCGTCTTCAGCTTCATGTTGTTGGTGCGGAAGAAGTCGGCGAGATTGAGTTCGGTCGTCGTACCCTGCTGCACGCAGACAGCGGCGTCGCTGAGTTCAAGCGCCGAATTGACTTTCAGGGCTTTGCGAACCAGGAAGCCTTGCCCGTCATAATAATTGACGCCGGTAAAGTTCATGCCGCTGGTGGTATCGCGCGACGACGTCCAGGTGGTGTTGCGGATCAGAACATCGATCTCACCGGACTGAAGTGCGGTGAAACGATCTTTGGCGGTCAGCGGTACGAATTTGACTTTGGTCGGATCGTTGAAGATCGCCGCGGCGATGGCGCGACAATAATCCACATCGAAACCGGTCCAATTGCCCTGCGCATCCGGCAAGCCGAAGCCGGCCAGATTGCCGTTGGCGCCGCAATTCAGAACGCCACGCTGCTGAACCGATTTCAGGGTCTGCGCTTCTGCGGCAGAACCGGCGAGCCCGATGGTGGTGGCAAGGGCAAGCGAAAGGATGGCGCGCTTCATGATCTGTTGTGTCCCCAAACTGGTCAGCCGGTGTCGCTCGTCGTCTTCTTCGTTTCAAGACGCCCCCAAAGACGTCCTGGCATAGGGCGACCGTGTCGCAAGCCTGCCCGCCTGCGCAAAACCGGAACATCCTATGCACCCACTACTATCCTGCAATTCGGCGGCCTGCAATTGACGGCGTCCAAGATCGATTGCACAGATCGTTCAAAGGCTTGCCGCACTTGGCTGTGACTTGGGGATATCCATGAGCAAATCGCATGAACCGGATGGTCTGAAACCGGAAACCCGCCTTGTGACAGCTGGTCGCAGCGCCGCCGAATTTCACGGCTTTGTGAATCCGCCCGTCTATCATGCCTCGACCGTGCTTTATCCGAATGCGGCCGATCTCGTCGCCCACCGGTCCCGCTACCAATATGGCCGCCGTGGCACGCCGACCTCCGAGGCATTGGAAAATGCCCTGCGCGAAATCGAGGGACC
The genomic region above belongs to Pseudorhodoplanes sinuspersici and contains:
- a CDS encoding GGDEF domain-containing protein, coding for MSLDINTLFLVTIYIEAMLGLLLLFAWVQNPAIAAVAWWGAAHLLLPLSIVLFGALGAMPDLIAIELSNAILFTAFATTWNGARVFDGRPISYVGLFGGAVLWLLVCRIPVVAQSMEIRLLISSFIVTGYTWATAYEFWRGRNEPLVSRWPAVFMFFTYGALFLLRTPLGSALPWIRTKPDVDNVWLTVLSFEALLFTIAIAFILLAMAKERVELLHKRAALVDSLTGIANRRAFLEGGVTMARRLEANPRPVAILLIDLDHFKSINDSFGHAIGDRVLQVFATMARTKICKDDLIGRLGGEEFAIALYDADGEKAMQIAETIRTTFAAKAAEVDGHGVDATCSIGVSVSEDGLFDMSVMLGEADQALYTAKERGRNCCELAPREIVLRLDSSTPSLRIDDTKANIAAKSAA
- a CDS encoding cysteine synthase A gives rise to the protein MNVKDGIVDAIGNTPLIKLERASAATGCTILGKAEFMNPGQSVKDRAGRQMILEAEKRGELQPGGLVVESTAGNTGIGLALVANARGYRTVIVIPETQSQEKKDMLRLCGAELVEVPALPYANPNNYQHVGRRLADELRKTEKNGVLFADQWNNLDNRKAHYTSTGPEIWRDTGGKIDGFICSVGTGGTLAGTSTYLLEQNTNIAIGCADPRGAAMYHLFKDGKPTVTEGGSITEGIGLARVTPIIEDIRVDHSYLIPDEEAVPIIFDLLEHEGLCLGGSSGINVAGAIRLAKDLGKGATIVTVLADYGNRYQSKLFNPEFLRSKNLPVPDWLTRKTDIKPPFAKV
- the sseA gene encoding 3-mercaptopyruvate sulfurtransferase, encoding MNSQAKPASHWLVTTQWLQDHLDAPDIVVVDGSYFLSTMKRNAREEYLTAHIPGAVFLDIDEVKDRTSDLPHMMPTPEGFSSAMRQLGIGDGQTIVVYDGIGLFSAPRVWWMFRVFGARDVFILDGGMPKWKAEGRPIDFGEVRRTPRHFTPRVNHGAIADVADVRKALAGSAQVVDARSAGRFAGTAPEPRPGLPSGHMPGALNLPWESIVEDGRLVSQDRISQAFSDAGVDINKPVVTTCGSGVSAAILWLALDAIGKEPKALYDGSWTEWASRGDLPIETEG
- a CDS encoding MBL fold metallo-hydrolase gives rise to the protein MIFRQLFDSVSGTYSYLLASRAGGEALIIDPVLDKVDHYLRLVRELDLRLVKAVDTHLHADHITGLGALRDRTRCITVMGEQTKADVVSMRLAEGDKLSIEGLALDVLYTPGHTDDSYSFVMGDRVFTGDTLLIRGTGRTDFQNGDPRMQYESLFGKLLRLPDETLVYPAHDYKGETVSTIGEEKRFNPRLQVHSVNEYVALMNNLKLPNPKMMDVAVPANLQVGLHQDEIARRGWSIDATTAIALAGRSDVALIDLREKREREKHGIIPGSLHAPYAELQENISPGGLVHELAAATGKRIVFYCAFGERSAMAVQAAQDAGIAAARHIEGGIAAWKKAGGPLAS
- a CDS encoding amino acid ABC transporter ATP-binding protein — encoded protein: MNGRTDDKNGISGGFIKPPAVEIAGMHKWFGDFHVLRDINLKVERGERIVICGPSGSGKSTMIRCINRLEDYQRGRVVVDGVLLTNDLKRIDTVRREVGMVFQHFNLFPHLTVLENLTLAPIWVRKMPKKEAEEIARHYLARVRIPEQAEKYPAQLSGGQQQRVAIARALCMSPKIMLFDEPTSALDPEMVKEVLDTMVELAQSGMTMLVVTHEMGFARQVADRMVFMDDGQIVEVAPPAEFFAHPRHERTKLFLSQILN
- a CDS encoding amino acid ABC transporter permease; this translates as MASANSSFVRTTPVPAMAPPERERGMVGWLRDNLLSSPINIALTLASLWLLYLIIPSLLNFLVLDATWTGHDRTACLMTPERPHVGACWPFVWERINFFTYGFYPANERWRVNIFFVLLVVGIVWLLKRRMPYKKFGAIYFFILLPIVSIMLLLGFPPLGLSYVATSLWGGIMVTVVVSAVGIVFSLPLGIILALGRRSTMPVVRLFSVIFIEFVRGVPLITVLFMASVMLPLFVPESWSPDKLLRALIGVALFAAAYMAEVVRAGLQGIPRGQYEGAEALGLGYWKMMGLIILPQALRITIPNIVNSNIALFKDTTLVFIVGIFDFLRTIEVARIDPKWATPITSTTGYAFAAIFYFLCCWMMSRYARGVETRLVTRNRRRK
- a CDS encoding amino acid ABC transporter permease codes for the protein MADARGTARPQVSPINDPRWRSAIVQVLLCLVIAWLAYGAITNAADNLARARIASGFDFWNSTAGFDISQTLIPYTTQSTYGRAFWVGLLNTLLVASLGIVFATIIGFAIGILQLSKNVLVSRLAAAYVEIIRNLPLLLQLLFWYNAVLKALPNLRESITIPGGAVLNNRGLFLPRPIFGGAMDFVLAAFGLGVIGAIAFRHWARRRQALTGEQSPVFIVALSLIVVLPLVVFVAAGIPVTFEQPEMGRFNISGGIEILPEFAALLFGLSIYTAAFIAEVVRAGIQAVSQGQTEAAFSLGLRPGPTLRLIVIPQAMRVIVPPLTNQYLNLTKNSSLAVAIGYPDLVQVFTGTVLNQTGQAVEVVAITMAVYLTISLITSGLMNLYNRRFALKER
- a CDS encoding amino acid ABC transporter substrate-binding protein: MKRAILSLALATTIGLAGSAAEAQTLKSVQQRGVLNCGANGNLAGFGLPDAQGNWTGFDVDYCRAIAAAIFNDPTKVKFVPLTAKDRFTALQSGEIDVLIRNTTWTSSRDTTSGMNFTGVNYYDGQGFLVRKALKVNSALELSDAAVCVQQGTTTELNLADFFRTNNMKLKTVTFATSDEAVKAYDAGRCDAYTTDASALYGERLRTASPDDHVVLPDIISKEPLGPSVRHGDDQWFDIVRWVNFMLINAEELGVSKANVDAQMKSDNPEIRRLLGVEGKQGEAFGLTNDFAVRMIKAVGNYGEVFERNLGQGSPLKISRGLNALWTKGGLQYAPPVR